Proteins encoded within one genomic window of Brassica rapa cultivar Chiifu-401-42 chromosome A09, CAAS_Brap_v3.01, whole genome shotgun sequence:
- the LOC103839345 gene encoding ultraviolet-B receptor UVR8 yields the protein MDATTSGTPGLQYHNLPDQPVASPPVTTFQRQKRQRFGDSTPGEFPLAASPSIVLHVLTECRLDPRDLANLEATCSFFSQPANFAPDCSLSLPELAALDMCNKRMIFKPMKEEEREGMKRRCGGSWKLVLRFLLAGEACCRREKSQAIAGPGHSVAVTSKGQVYTFGYNNSGQLGHGHTDEEPRILPVRSLQGIRIIQAAAGAGRTMLISDNGSVYACGKDLFGEAEYGGKGSRLVTTPQLVTSLKNIFVVQAAIGNFFTAILSREGKVYTFSWGNDGRLGHQTEANDLEPRPLLGPLENVPVVQIAAGYCYLLALTCEPNGMSVYSVGCGLGGKLGHGSKTDEKYPRVIEQFKVLNLQPRVVAAGAWHAAVVGQDGRVCTWGWGRYGCLGHGNEECESVPKVVEGLSHVKAVHVATGDYTTFVVSEDGDVYSFGCGESASLGHHPVLDEQGNRHGNVLSPAVVTSLKQAKERVVQISLTNSIYWNAHTFALTESGKLFAFGAGDKGQLGAELGRDLTERCVPEKVDIDLS from the exons ATGGATGCTACAACGAGTGGAACTCCAGGTTTACAGTATCATAACTTACCTGATCAACCTGTTGCGTCTCCTCCGGTGACTACATTTCAAAGGCAAAAACGCCAACGCTTTGGAGACTCAACTCCTGGAGAGTTTCCTTTAGCAGCTAGCCCTTCCATCGTCCTTCATGTTCTCACTGAATGTAGATTGGATCCTCGTGACCTCGCCAATCTAgag gcGACATGCTCGTTCTTTAGCCAGCCAGCAAACTTTGCACCGGACTGTAGTTTATCCCTACCTGAGCTCGCCGCTCTCGACATGTGTAATAAAAGGATGATTTTCAAGCCGATGAAGGAAGAAGAGCGTGAAGGAATGAAACGTAGGTGCGGAGGTTCATGGAAACTGGTACTTAGGTTTTTGCTTGCTGGTGAAGCGTGTTGTCGAAGAGAGAAATCTCAAGCCATTGCTGGTCCTGGTCACAGCGTTGCCGTCACTTCAAAAGGTCAAGTCTACACCTTCGGTTATAATAACTCTGGACAGCTAGGACATGGCCATACCGATGAAGAACCTCGGATTCTGCCCGTCAG ATCATTGCAGGGAATCAGAATCATCCAAGCAGCAGCTGGTGCTGGTCGGACAATGCTAATAAGCGATAATGGAAGTGTTTATGCGTGTGGTAAAGATTTGTTCGGAGAAGCTGAGTACGGAGGGAAAGGGAGTAGACTGGTTACAACTCCTCAGCTTGTGACATCTTTAAAGAACATATTTGTGGTGCAAGCGGCTATTGGAAACTTCTTCACCGCTATTCTCTCCCGAGAAGGGAAGGTTTATACATTCTCGTGGGGCAATGATGGTAGGCTCGGTCACCAGACCGAGGCTAATGATCTCGAGCCACGTCCTCTGTTAGGTCCGCTTGAGAATGTACCCGTTGTGCAGATTGCTGCTGGTTATTGCTATCTTCTTGCCTTGACTTGTGAACCAAATGGCAT GTCGGTTTATTCGGTTGGTTGTGGTTTGGGAGGCAAGCTTGGTCACGGGTCGAAAACCGATGAGAAGTATCCTCGGGTTATAGAGCAGTTTAAGGTATTGAATCTTCAACCTAGGGTAGTTGCAGCCGGTGCTTGGCATGCGGCGGTGGTAGGTCAGGATGGAAGAGTGTGTACTTGGGGTTGGGGAAGATACGGTTGCTTAGGACACGGTAACGAGGAGTGTGAGTCAGTGCCTAAAGTTGTTGAAGGGCTAAGCCATGTCAAGGCGGTTCATGTCGCAACGGGAGATTACACTACTTTTGTGGTCTCGGAAGATGGAGATGTTTACTCGTTTGGTTGTGGTGAATCTGCTAGTCTCGGTCACCATCCAGTCCTTGATGAACAG GGTAATAGACATGGGAATGTGTTGAGTCCAGCGGTAGTAACATCGCTGAAACAAGCGAAGGAGAGGGTGGTTCAGATTAGTCTAACGAATTCGATATATTGGAACGCTCATACCTTTGCGCTAACGGAATCAGGGAAGCTATTCGCGTTTGGTGCGGGTGATAAAGGTCAGCTTGGAGCAGAGCTTGGTCGTGACCTAACAGAAAGGTGTGTTCCTGAAAAAGTAGATATCGATCTCAGTTAG